The sequence CGCGATTGCCGCGGTCGCGCGCGAGGGGTGAAGGCGCGCGAAGCGCTTCACTCGGGCCGTGATCGCGTGACTTCGGCGAGGAAGCGGTTCGCACGCTCCAGCGTGACCCGCGCCGGATCGTAGGTGAGCGTCAGGTAGCAGCGGTCGACGGCGCGGAGCACGACCTCGCCGCCCGCCGTGCGGACGAACGCGAGCTCGCGGCGCGGAGCGCCGACGCCGAGCGCGGCGGCGTGACCCGCGCGGAGCGGGAGCGGCATCGCGAGGAGGCTTCCCGAGGCGCCGTAATCGTAGACGACGAAGGCGTGCATGGCCTCGTCGCCGCCGCGTTCCGGCTCCGGCATCTCGAGAGCGCGCGCGATCGCGTGCAGCGGCAGCGTATCCGCGTCCGCAACCGTCGTCGTCCGTCGCACGCCGTTCTCGGCACGTTCCGCCGCGACGTGGATCCGCTCCCCGGCCTTGAGCTCCGGCACGACACGGAGCGCTCGCGAGGCCGCGGCCGCGAACCATGCGAGAAGCGGCACGTCGGCCCCGCGCTCGCGAGCTTGCGCGCGACGCTCGAGGGCGGCGGCGAGCTCGCAGTCGAAGACCGTCGTGGCCGGCGCGGCGGCAACCTCCGGGCGCGATTCGGCGCGGGGGGCGTCGAGCCGCCCGGAGCCCGTTTCCGTTCCCGCGTCGGCCGCCGGCCGCTGGAGCGACGCCGGCCCGCGGTCCG is a genomic window of Gammaproteobacteria bacterium containing:
- a CDS encoding E3 binding domain-containing protein, with the translated sequence MNDERPHGSPEDVSDEAPGPEPAAEPDVAETPEPLDRDALSPAVRRLVKQYDLDVTGIRGTGPGGRLRVADVMGALSGRGEPLDADDSPLQPVSDRGPASLQRPAADAGTETGSGRLDAPRAESRPEVAAAPATTVFDCELAAALERRAQARERGADVPLLAWFAAAASRALRVVPELKAGERIHVAAERAENGVRRTTTVADADTLPLHAIARALEMPEPERGGDEAMHAFVVYDYGASGSLLAMPLPLRAGHAAALGVGAPRRELAFVRTAGGEVVLRAVDRCYLTLTYDPARVTLERANRFLAEVTRSRPE